A single genomic interval of Gossypium raimondii isolate GPD5lz chromosome 11, ASM2569854v1, whole genome shotgun sequence harbors:
- the LOC105804557 gene encoding germin-like protein subfamily 1 member 14: protein MMKRLQLFVAAFAILASSSLLASASDPSPLQDFCVAINDTKNGVFVNGKFCKDPKLANAEDFFYSGLNIPRNTSNPVGSTVTPVNVAQILGLNTLGISIVRIDYAPYGGLNPPHTHPRATEILVVLEGTLYVGFVTSNTDNRLITKVLNPGDVFVFPVGLIHFQFNIGNTKAVAFAGLSSQNPGVITIANAVFGSNPPINPDVLTKAFQLDKNIVTYLQSKFWWDNN from the exons ATGATGAAACGACTTCAACTTTTCGTTGCAGCTTTTGCCATCTTGGCCTCCAGTTCCTTATTAGCCTCAGCTTCTGATCCCAGCCCCCTGCAAGATTTCTGTGTAGCCATCAATGACACCAAGAATGGTG TGTTTGTAAATGGCAAGTTCTGCAAGGACCCAAAGCTTGCCAATGCAGAAGACTTCTTCTACTCAGGGCTTAATATCCCTAGAAACACCTCAAATCCGGTTGGATCAACTGTGACTCCTGTCAATGTGGCACAAATACTGGGACTTAACACTCTCGGCATATCTATAGTTCGAATTGACTATGCTCCATATGGTGGCCTAAACCCTCCTCACACGCACCCTCGTGCAACGGAGATCCTTGTGGTTTTGGAAGGCACACTTTATGTCGGTTTCGTTACATCCAACACAGATAACCGCCTCATCACCAAAGTCCTAAACCCTGGTGATGTGTTTGTTTTCCCTGTCGGTCTCATCCACTTCCAATTCAATATCGGGAATACCAAAGCAGTTGCATTTGCGGGTCTCAGCAGCCAAAATCCAGGAGTTATCACGATTGCAAATGCAGTATTTGGCTCTAACCCTCCCATTAATCCTGATGTTCTCACTAAGGCCTTCCAGTTGGACAAGAATATTGTTACCTATCTCCAATCCAAATTTTGGTGGGACAACAATTAG
- the LOC128034933 gene encoding germin-like protein subfamily 1 member 7: MKGVQFLVAFVLLALASKLVSASDPSPLQDFCVAINDTKDGVFVNGKFCKDPKLATAEDFFLPGLNIPGNTSNQVGSMVTPANVQQIPGLNTLGISLVRIDYAPYGGLNPPHTHPRATEILVVVEGTLSVGFVTSNTDNRLFTKVLYPGDVFVFPEGMIHFQFNIGSTNAVAFAALSSQNPGVITIANAVFGSDPAINPDVLAKAFQLDQNIVKQLQSRFWWDNN, encoded by the exons ATGAAAGGTGTTCAATTCCTTGTAGCATTTGTCCTCTTGGCTTTGGCTTCCAAACTTGTCTCAGCTTCAGATCCCAGCCCTCTTCAGGATTTCTGTGTAGCAATTAATGATACTAAAGACGGTG TTTTCGTTAATGGCAAGTTCTGCAAGGACCCCAAGCTTGCAACCGCAGAAGACTTCTTCCTGCCTGGCCTCAACATTCCTGGAAATACATCAAACCAAGTAGGATCAATGGTCACTCCAGCCAATGTTCAACAAATACCTGGACTTAACACTCTTGGCATATCTCTTGTTCGAATTGACTATGCACCTTACGGTGGCCTAAACCCTCCTCACACTCACCCTCGTGCCACTGAAATTCTAGTCGTTGTGGAGGGCACACTTTCCGTCGGCTTTGTCACATCGAACACGGATAACCGTCTCTTCACCAAAGTCCTATACCCCGGAGATGTATTCGTTTTCCCCGAAGGTATGATTCACTTCCAGTTCAACATAGGGAGTACGAATGCGGTTGCCTTTGCTGCTCTCAGTAGCCAAAACCCAGGGGTGATCACTATTGCAAATGCAGTGTTTGGCTCTGACCCGGCCATCAATCCTGATGTTCTTGCCAAGGCCTTCCAGCTGGATCAAAATATCGTTAAACAACTTCAGTCCCGGTTCTGGTGGGACAACAACTAG
- the LOC105804568 gene encoding LOW QUALITY PROTEIN: probable UDP-3-O-acyl-N-acetylglucosamine deacetylase 1, mitochondrial (The sequence of the model RefSeq protein was modified relative to this genomic sequence to represent the inferred CDS: substituted 2 bases at 2 genomic stop codons): MHLSAAINSFKSSNLISWKTTGKLQQTLAGCIELXGKTPXSGKVSKVKIWPGFTGQGRYFEFHSNLIPASIDFVRESLLCTSLCKDGYKIRTVEHLLSALEAKGIDNCRIQIQSLDSEDTEVEVPIFDGSANAWVEAIEQVGRKEALDRSGNNVEKLAPYLSEPFYVSRNDSFMVAFPASKVHISCGIDFPKGLWDVENDNDGQQEGCVLRVISQF, from the exons ATGCATCTCTCCGCCGCGATTAACTCATTCAAGTCCTCCAATCTCATCTCATGGAAAACG ACCGGTAAGCTTCAACAAACCCTAGCGGGATGCATCGAACTGTAGGGAAAAACACCTTAGTCGGGGAAGGTTTCGAAGGTAAAGATATGGCCGGGATTCACCGGCCAAGGAAGGTACTTTGAGTTTCACTCAAATTTGATTCCTGCATCCATCGATTTTGTTCGAGAATCGCTGTTGTGTACCTCTCTTTGCAAAGACGGATACAAGATTCGGACCGTCGAGCATTTGCTTTCGGCTTTGGAAGCTAAAGGCATTGACAATTGTAGAATTCAGATTCAAAGTCTCGATTCTGAGGATACTGAGGTCGAG GTTCCTATTTTTGATGGGTCTGCAAATGCTTGGGTAGAGGCAATAGAACAAGTTGGCAGAAAAGAGGCCTTGGATCGGAGTGGCAACAATGTTGAGAAATTGGCACCATATTTGAGTGAACCATTTTATGTTTCGAGAAATGATTCTTTTATGGTTGCCTTCCCTGCTTCAAAGGTTCACATATCTTGTGGAATTGACTTTCCAAAG GGGCTTTGGGATGTAGAAAACGACAATGATGGCCAACAAGAAGGCTGCGTTTTGCGGGTTATATCCCAGTTTTAG